A single region of the Triticum dicoccoides isolate Atlit2015 ecotype Zavitan chromosome 2B, WEW_v2.0, whole genome shotgun sequence genome encodes:
- the LOC119367529 gene encoding uncharacterized protein LOC119367529, whose amino-acid sequence MGRWLKPDVYPLIGAMSLVTGMCVFQLTRNVFLNPDVRVSKSNRQSAVLENAEEGERYSQHAFRRFVSAHRPEVFPAINRFFSGFAGK is encoded by the exons ATGGGCCGTTGGTTGAAGCCAGAT GTTTACCCGCTGATCGGCGCGATGTCGCTGGTGACGGGGATGTGCGTCTTCCAGCTCACCCGGAACGTCTTCCTCAACCCAGACGTCAG GGTGAGCAAGAGCAACCGGCAGAGCGCGGTGCTGGAGAACGCGGAGGAGGGCGAGAGGTACAGCCAGCACGCCTTCCGCCGCTTCGTCAGCGCGCACCGCCCGGAGGTCTTCCCCGCCATCAACCGCTTCTTCTCAGGGTTCGCCGGCAAGTGA